The following coding sequences lie in one Spirosoma sp. KUDC1026 genomic window:
- a CDS encoding DUF885 family protein encodes MLKRLRFIQLKTVLATVITFLTYLSTTAQPRPAPLANVNPQTSDVHFLMTQYSADRGSLNRFYTIENSPERRERFQKLNTDYLQQLEKMNFNQLSVDSQVDYVLFQRTIQVDQRELAEEAAEVEKIKAWFPFADKFYTLEKLRRRGTTMNGEQVARDLTLWGREIAEARRAAEKLDKIDPALAQRAEGTANGLRAALKSVYEFYNNYDPLFTWWVPEPYRKTDSLLAGYAALFGKKAKVPPPVKEDGSGIVGVAVGRDALMQQLAFEYIPYSPEELIEIANKEFAWCDRELLKASREMGFGDNWKAAQEKVKNSIVPVGKQPELILRLYNESIAFLKQKDLITIPPIAEETWRMNMMTAERQKVSPFFLGGETILISYPTPSMSHEDKLMSMRGNNPHFSRATVHHELIAGHHLQGFMNNRYKTYRRFRTPFWTEGWSLYWEMVLWDMNFPQSPEDRIGMLFWRMHRCARIIFSLNYHLGKWGPQQCIDFLVDRVGHERANAEGEVRRSFVGGYEPLYQLAYMTGGFQFYALKKELVDSGKMTYKQFHDSIMQMNSMPVELIRAILTNQKLDRDFKTKWRFYAIDAKK; translated from the coding sequence ATGCTCAAACGATTACGCTTTATCCAACTAAAAACCGTACTAGCGACCGTCATTACATTCCTGACGTATCTATCGACGACCGCTCAGCCCAGACCTGCCCCCCTCGCCAACGTCAACCCGCAGACCAGCGATGTGCATTTCCTGATGACGCAGTACAGCGCCGATCGGGGCAGCCTGAACCGATTTTATACTATTGAAAACTCGCCCGAGCGCCGGGAACGGTTTCAGAAGCTGAATACCGACTACCTGCAGCAGCTTGAAAAAATGAATTTCAACCAGCTCTCCGTCGATAGTCAGGTGGATTACGTTCTGTTTCAACGGACCATCCAGGTCGACCAGCGCGAACTGGCCGAGGAAGCGGCTGAGGTTGAAAAAATTAAGGCCTGGTTTCCGTTTGCCGACAAGTTCTACACCCTGGAAAAACTTCGTCGGCGGGGTACGACCATGAACGGCGAACAGGTCGCCCGCGATCTGACGCTCTGGGGCCGTGAGATCGCCGAAGCGCGTAGAGCCGCCGAGAAGCTGGATAAGATCGATCCGGCGCTGGCCCAGCGGGCAGAAGGTACGGCCAACGGGCTCCGGGCAGCTCTGAAAAGCGTCTATGAGTTCTACAATAACTATGATCCCCTGTTTACGTGGTGGGTACCCGAGCCATACCGCAAAACCGATAGTCTGCTGGCGGGCTACGCAGCCCTTTTTGGTAAAAAAGCCAAGGTACCCCCACCAGTCAAAGAAGATGGCAGCGGCATTGTTGGGGTGGCTGTTGGCCGCGACGCTCTGATGCAGCAACTGGCGTTCGAATACATACCGTACTCGCCCGAGGAACTGATCGAAATTGCCAACAAGGAGTTTGCCTGGTGCGACCGCGAACTGTTGAAGGCCTCCCGCGAGATGGGTTTCGGCGACAACTGGAAAGCCGCGCAGGAGAAGGTGAAAAACAGCATCGTTCCGGTAGGGAAACAGCCGGAGCTAATTCTGCGCCTGTACAATGAATCCATCGCGTTTCTCAAGCAGAAAGACCTGATCACGATTCCGCCCATTGCCGAGGAGACCTGGCGCATGAACATGATGACAGCCGAGCGGCAGAAGGTGAGTCCGTTCTTCCTGGGTGGCGAAACGATTCTGATTTCGTACCCCACGCCGAGCATGTCGCACGAAGACAAGCTAATGAGCATGCGGGGGAATAACCCTCATTTCTCGCGGGCAACGGTGCATCACGAACTCATCGCGGGGCACCACCTGCAGGGGTTTATGAACAACCGCTACAAGACGTATCGTCGCTTCCGGACGCCGTTCTGGACCGAAGGCTGGTCGCTCTACTGGGAAATGGTACTGTGGGATATGAACTTCCCCCAGTCGCCCGAAGATCGGATCGGGATGCTGTTCTGGCGGATGCACCGCTGCGCCCGAATCATTTTCTCGCTCAACTACCACCTGGGTAAATGGGGACCGCAGCAGTGCATCGACTTCCTGGTGGATCGGGTAGGGCACGAACGCGCCAATGCAGAAGGCGAAGTACGCCGGTCATTCGTGGGCGGCTACGAACCGCTGTACCAACTAGCCTACATGACGGGTGGCTTTCAGTTCTACGCTCTGAAAAAAGAACTGGTCGACAGCGGCAAGATGACCTATAAACAGTTCCACGACTCGATTATGCAGATGAACTCGATGCCTGTCGAACTGATCCGCGCTATCCTGACAAATCAGAAACTCGACCGGGATTTCAAAACGAAGTGGCGCTTCTACGCCATCGATGCGAAGAAATAA
- a CDS encoding acetamidase/formamidase family protein produces the protein MTTSRRSFLDRSTRSGLALLSTSGLPAGAFSIESSTPAATSSRIKPDHVVRSLPENMVYGYFGADVPPVARVKDGDVVEIQTVNPSGVSRTNPEEFYQKNNLPIDSHAQEVIAIMKTVKPEPSGIRGHMLTGPVYIEGAEPGDSLEIRILDLTLPADFGVNSVWPGGGGIPDAVKTRETFVYRYDSKRKTATLVDGVSVPLKPFLGVMALSPPADMGRQSSIPPNFFGGNLDIKHLTKGTTLHLPVSVAGGLFTTGDGHGAQGNGEVSGVAIETALTLTARFIVHKGKSLKSPRAETPTHFIAVGLDKDLNKAMKNALSEAVTFISTELGFTFNQALSIASTAVDFEVSQVVDQTLGVHAMIPKAIFTKKKFEYWT, from the coding sequence ATGACAACATCCCGACGTTCTTTTTTGGACAGGAGTACCCGAAGTGGCCTGGCCCTGCTCTCAACGAGTGGGTTACCCGCCGGTGCATTTTCTATTGAATCGAGTACCCCGGCCGCTACGTCTTCGCGGATCAAACCCGATCACGTCGTGCGGTCGTTGCCGGAAAATATGGTCTATGGCTACTTCGGCGCCGACGTGCCGCCTGTGGCCAGAGTAAAAGACGGAGACGTAGTGGAAATTCAGACGGTTAATCCATCGGGGGTTAGCCGGACGAATCCAGAGGAGTTTTATCAGAAAAATAACCTGCCCATCGATTCACACGCGCAGGAGGTGATCGCAATCATGAAGACTGTGAAACCCGAACCATCTGGCATCCGGGGACATATGCTGACGGGGCCAGTGTACATTGAGGGGGCTGAACCGGGTGATAGTCTGGAAATTCGCATTCTGGATCTGACCCTCCCGGCCGACTTTGGGGTCAACAGTGTCTGGCCGGGCGGGGGCGGCATTCCTGATGCCGTCAAAACGCGTGAGACATTCGTGTACCGGTACGACAGCAAACGGAAAACTGCTACGCTGGTGGATGGCGTATCGGTTCCGCTCAAGCCATTTCTGGGCGTTATGGCTTTATCGCCCCCGGCTGACATGGGTCGCCAGAGTTCGATCCCACCCAATTTTTTCGGCGGTAATCTGGACATCAAGCACCTGACCAAAGGCACCACACTGCATCTGCCCGTATCGGTCGCTGGTGGGTTATTCACAACCGGCGATGGACACGGAGCGCAGGGAAATGGGGAGGTGAGTGGCGTTGCCATTGAAACGGCCCTGACACTGACTGCCAGGTTTATCGTGCACAAAGGCAAATCGCTGAAGAGCCCCCGCGCCGAAACGCCGACGCACTTTATTGCCGTTGGGCTGGATAAGGATCTAAACAAAGCCATGAAGAACGCGTTGTCCGAAGCCGTTACGTTCATCAGTACTGAACTGGGCTTTACGTTCAATCAGGCGCTTTCGATCGCCAGCACCGCCGTCGATTTTGAGGTGAGCCAGGTCGTTGACCAGACCCTGGGTGTTCATGCCATGATTCCGAAAGCCATTTTTACAAAAAAGAAGTTTGAGTATTGGACGTAG
- a CDS encoding YceI family protein — protein MKSLLFSVATLLAITTANAQTTWNVDKAHAKVGFGVTHMMLTDVDGNFKTFDAKITSSKPDLSDAVLELTADVNSIDTDNERRDGHLKTADWFDTAKYPTLTFKSTSFQKVEGKKYKLMGNLTMHGVTKPVTLDAVLTGPVTMDSPRGKQDKAGLKLSGTLKRSDFGVGSSNTAVVGDEIEIKAAGEFNKQS, from the coding sequence ATGAAGTCACTCCTTTTTTCTGTCGCGACCCTGCTGGCTATCACGACAGCCAATGCGCAAACAACCTGGAACGTAGACAAAGCCCACGCCAAAGTTGGCTTTGGTGTTACGCACATGATGCTGACCGACGTAGACGGCAATTTTAAAACGTTCGACGCCAAGATCACTTCGTCGAAACCCGATCTGTCGGATGCCGTCCTTGAATTGACCGCCGACGTGAACAGCATTGACACGGATAACGAACGGCGCGACGGTCACCTAAAAACCGCCGACTGGTTCGATACCGCCAAGTATCCAACGCTGACTTTTAAAAGCACGTCTTTCCAGAAAGTAGAGGGTAAGAAATACAAACTGATGGGCAACCTGACGATGCACGGGGTAACTAAACCCGTTACGTTGGATGCCGTCCTGACCGGACCCGTTACAATGGACAGCCCACGTGGCAAACAGGACAAAGCTGGTCTGAAACTCAGCGGTACGCTGAAACGGAGCGACTTTGGTGTAGGTTCGTCAAACACCGCCGTTGTTGGCGACGAAATCGAAATCAAAGCCGCTGGCGAGTTCAATAAGCAGAGCTAG
- a CDS encoding VOC family protein encodes MKKVTGIGGIFFKCDDPQKMRGWYAKNLGIDSSEYGATFDWQQSDDPGKTGSTTWNTFARDTQYFEPSKKDFMINYRVDDLVALVEQLTIDGVTIIDQIETYDYGKFVHILDPEGNSIELWEPTQ; translated from the coding sequence ATGAAAAAAGTAACCGGTATTGGCGGCATCTTCTTCAAATGCGATGATCCTCAGAAAATGAGAGGCTGGTATGCGAAAAACCTGGGAATCGATAGTAGCGAATACGGTGCCACCTTCGACTGGCAGCAATCCGATGATCCGGGTAAAACCGGTTCTACCACCTGGAACACGTTTGCGCGAGATACTCAGTATTTCGAGCCGTCGAAAAAGGACTTTATGATCAATTACCGGGTGGATGATCTGGTTGCGTTGGTTGAGCAACTGACAATCGACGGCGTAACGATCATCGACCAGATAGAAACGTACGATTACGGTAAGTTCGTCCATATACTAGACCCGGAGGGCAATAGTATTGAACTATGGGAACCCACTCAATAA
- a CDS encoding TonB-dependent receptor domain-containing protein, with protein sequence MKKHMPPFLLTLGLLVGLAQLAQAQFGPPGGGPGGPPGMGGNNERQKKEFTGVADDAPKGNGRITGMLVDSTTGKPVEFATIALINTKTNKPIDGTTSDAKGSFSMTKLAPGDYRLQYSFIGYKNRESKPFTIAKGTEINLGSVQLPADVRTLGEVVVTGQAALIEEKVDRLVFNADKDITAKGGDASDILKRVPMLSVDLDGNVSLRGSSNIRVLINNKPSTIVASNVADALKQLPADMIKSVEVITSPSAKYDAEGAAGIINIITKKNTLHGLTLNVDAGAGLRASNLGLNGSYRQGKLGITLGGFGRAMYNRASSTLEQTTLVGTQQQRTSQQASAFDKPLFGQYTMGIDYDLGKNQSLSAGIRYGTRNFVQQQNQLTSAYIGDVLQSVTNRDVDRRDLSNSVDMNLDYIRTFKPQQEWSISTQYSRTGLTNNFYADILNQAGTLTGRQQNINNNTNQEITIQTDYQTPLRKNQLLEFGGKAIMRQVDSRYRYLIGGLSEGVALDPGNPPGSLNYDQNIGAGYVSYTYVTPSKYTFKVGTRYERTSISATANENVPLNIPSYGNLVPSINISKSIKGGGTMKIAYNRRIQRPGLQQLNPNPNAANPQNIQIGNPTLRPELTDNMELSWSSTIKKTYLNAAVFGRLTDNAISQIRIPSDTLAGGLITTYQNIGVQRTYGANVFFNTNLTPKWSLNGGIDGYYVYMQGLTPGADGRSITISNSGVSLGGRLMSQLQLNKGWSAQLFSFFRGPQPQLQGTMGSFYMYSLGVRKDLANKRGSIGIAAENFLGNGVVMRTNLDSPLLSQVNVNRLYNQNVKITFNYRIGKMSFEEPRRKARSVNNDDVKGGEGGSDTGAGGAQQQGAPAGGRPR encoded by the coding sequence ATGAAAAAGCACATGCCCCCGTTTTTGTTAACCCTCGGCCTGCTCGTCGGGCTGGCGCAACTCGCCCAGGCTCAGTTTGGCCCTCCGGGTGGTGGTCCTGGCGGTCCTCCGGGCATGGGCGGCAACAACGAGCGGCAAAAGAAAGAGTTTACGGGCGTTGCCGATGACGCGCCCAAAGGCAACGGCAGGATAACCGGGATGCTGGTCGACTCCACGACGGGCAAGCCGGTTGAGTTTGCGACCATTGCGCTCATCAACACGAAAACCAATAAACCCATCGATGGTACTACGTCCGACGCCAAAGGCAGCTTCTCGATGACCAAACTGGCGCCGGGCGACTACCGGCTTCAGTACTCGTTTATCGGCTACAAAAACCGGGAGTCCAAGCCATTCACTATTGCCAAAGGCACCGAGATTAACCTGGGTTCGGTTCAGCTTCCTGCCGACGTACGAACACTGGGTGAGGTTGTCGTCACCGGCCAGGCCGCCCTGATCGAAGAGAAGGTAGACCGATTGGTTTTCAATGCTGACAAAGACATTACGGCCAAAGGCGGAGACGCCAGCGACATTCTGAAGCGCGTGCCGATGCTGTCGGTCGACCTGGATGGGAACGTAAGCCTGCGGGGCAGCAGCAACATCCGTGTGCTGATCAATAACAAGCCCTCGACGATTGTGGCATCAAACGTAGCCGACGCGCTGAAACAGCTGCCCGCCGACATGATCAAGTCGGTAGAGGTAATCACCAGCCCATCGGCCAAGTACGACGCCGAAGGTGCCGCCGGAATCATCAACATCATTACCAAGAAAAATACGCTCCACGGCCTGACGCTGAACGTCGACGCCGGGGCTGGCCTGCGGGCCTCAAACCTGGGTCTGAATGGTTCCTACCGACAGGGCAAGCTGGGCATTACGCTCGGCGGTTTTGGCCGGGCCATGTACAACCGGGCCTCGTCGACGCTGGAACAGACCACGCTGGTCGGCACGCAGCAGCAACGTACCTCACAGCAGGCATCGGCCTTCGACAAACCCCTCTTTGGCCAGTATACCATGGGCATCGACTACGATCTGGGTAAGAATCAGTCGCTGTCGGCCGGGATCCGCTACGGTACGCGCAACTTCGTGCAGCAGCAAAACCAGCTAACCAGCGCCTATATTGGCGACGTATTGCAGAGCGTAACGAACCGTGATGTTGACCGCCGGGATCTATCAAATTCAGTAGATATGAATCTGGATTACATCCGAACGTTCAAGCCCCAGCAGGAATGGAGCATTTCGACGCAATACAGCCGCACGGGTCTGACGAACAATTTCTACGCTGATATTCTCAACCAGGCAGGAACGCTGACGGGTCGCCAGCAGAACATCAACAACAACACGAACCAGGAAATTACGATCCAGACCGATTACCAGACGCCCCTTCGCAAAAATCAACTCCTGGAGTTTGGCGGGAAGGCCATTATGCGGCAGGTCGACAGCCGGTATCGGTACCTGATCGGTGGCCTTTCGGAAGGAGTAGCGCTCGACCCCGGCAACCCGCCGGGCTCGCTCAACTACGACCAGAATATCGGCGCAGGGTACGTCTCCTACACCTACGTAACGCCCAGCAAGTACACGTTCAAGGTGGGCACGCGCTACGAACGGACCAGTATTTCGGCCACTGCCAACGAGAACGTTCCGCTGAATATTCCCAGCTACGGTAACCTGGTGCCCAGCATCAATATCTCCAAGAGTATTAAAGGGGGTGGCACGATGAAAATCGCCTACAATCGCCGGATTCAGCGGCCGGGTCTGCAGCAGCTGAACCCGAACCCGAATGCAGCCAACCCACAGAATATTCAGATTGGCAACCCGACGCTGCGCCCCGAACTGACCGACAACATGGAACTGAGCTGGAGCTCGACCATCAAAAAGACGTACCTCAACGCAGCCGTCTTCGGCCGTTTGACCGACAACGCCATTTCGCAGATCCGGATTCCGTCCGATACGCTGGCCGGTGGTCTGATCACGACCTACCAGAACATCGGGGTGCAGCGGACGTATGGCGCCAACGTTTTCTTCAACACCAACCTGACCCCGAAATGGAGTCTCAACGGCGGTATTGACGGGTACTACGTCTACATGCAGGGCCTGACGCCGGGTGCCGACGGCCGCTCCATCACGATCAGCAATTCGGGGGTCAGTCTGGGAGGTCGGTTGATGAGCCAGTTGCAGTTGAATAAAGGCTGGAGCGCGCAGTTGTTCAGCTTCTTCCGCGGCCCCCAGCCGCAGTTGCAGGGCACGATGGGTAGTTTTTATATGTACTCGCTGGGCGTTCGGAAAGATCTGGCCAACAAACGGGGCAGCATCGGTATTGCCGCCGAGAACTTTCTGGGCAATGGCGTTGTCATGCGGACCAACCTGGACTCACCCCTGCTGTCGCAGGTTAACGTCAACCGGTTGTACAATCAGAACGTGAAAATCACCTTCAATTACCGGATTGGTAAAATGAGCTTTGAAGAGCCCCGCCGGAAAGCCCGTTCGGTCAATAACGACGACGTAAAGGGCGGTGAAGGTGGCAGTGATACCGGAGCGGGTGGTGCTCAACAGCAGGGCGCTCCGGCTGGCGGTCGCCCCCGGTAA
- a CDS encoding VOC family protein, whose translation MSSTNNPVAGLELAQIGWVVPDIHAAVQFLSNALGIAGFPEPEHVRAQDIGMTYYGQIVVGEWLTTQTYNGGTFVELIQPVSGQSMFQDYLDRYPAGGTQHLAFRLPVDEFDRVTSDLREQGYKQISEVDHPIARMAFFDTYHRLGVATEIMGITPEGWGAIDQMKKAS comes from the coding sequence ATGAGCAGCACCAATAACCCTGTCGCCGGACTTGAGCTGGCGCAAATCGGCTGGGTAGTCCCCGACATCCACGCGGCCGTACAGTTTCTATCGAATGCGTTAGGCATTGCTGGTTTTCCCGAGCCCGAGCATGTTCGCGCGCAGGATATCGGCATGACGTATTACGGCCAGATCGTAGTGGGCGAATGGCTGACTACCCAGACGTATAACGGCGGTACGTTCGTCGAGCTTATCCAGCCTGTTTCCGGCCAAAGCATGTTCCAGGATTACCTCGACCGGTACCCAGCCGGTGGCACGCAGCATCTTGCCTTTCGGTTGCCGGTTGACGAGTTTGACCGGGTTACCAGTGACCTGCGCGAACAAGGGTATAAACAGATTAGTGAAGTAGACCATCCCATTGCCCGGATGGCTTTCTTTGACACCTACCACAGGCTAGGTGTGGCAACCGAGATTATGGGCATCACACCGGAAGGCTGGGGCGCTATCGACCAAATGAAGAAAGCCAGCTGA
- a CDS encoding FAD-dependent oxidoreductase, with amino-acid sequence MTTNYTQTENTYQTTCCIVGGGPAGMMLGFLLARAGVAVTVLEKHADFLRDFRGDTIHPTTLELLYELGLIDEFLQQPHQELHRVSLAAGPRVVPMAEFSDLPVHKPFIVFMPQWDFLNFLSAKARQFPSFTLLMETEMTDLISTGGKITGVRASSPTGEVIIRADLVVGTDGRHSRVREKAGMIVQDFGAPIDVLWMRISKDTALTEQALAYVYGGKFMVLIDRHDYFQCGYLIPKGQFNAVKQQGLPALQENILKLAPFVGEYVRELDSWDKISLLTVKIDRLKKWYRPGLLCIGDAAHAMSPAGGVGVNLAIQDAVAAARYLAGPLQKGNVSDTVFERIQRRRTFPVRVIQRAQIFAHRYIANAEGGSIPPFVFWLMDHVPALRRLIGRMVGMGPRPEFIQDRRR; translated from the coding sequence ATGACAACCAATTACACCCAGACGGAAAATACGTACCAGACCACCTGCTGCATTGTGGGCGGTGGCCCCGCCGGTATGATGCTTGGTTTCCTACTGGCTCGGGCGGGGGTAGCTGTTACCGTACTGGAAAAACACGCTGATTTCCTGCGCGATTTCCGGGGGGATACCATCCACCCGACTACGCTGGAACTCTTATATGAGCTTGGGCTGATTGACGAATTTCTGCAGCAGCCTCATCAGGAGCTGCACCGGGTCAGTCTGGCGGCTGGCCCCCGCGTGGTGCCAATGGCCGAGTTTTCGGATCTGCCGGTACACAAACCATTCATTGTCTTTATGCCGCAGTGGGACTTCCTGAATTTCCTCAGCGCAAAGGCCAGACAATTTCCCTCGTTTACGCTCCTGATGGAAACCGAAATGACTGACCTGATCTCAACGGGTGGGAAAATAACGGGTGTGCGGGCATCGTCGCCCACAGGGGAGGTTATTATCAGGGCCGATCTGGTAGTCGGCACCGACGGACGTCATTCGCGGGTGCGGGAGAAGGCCGGTATGATCGTTCAGGATTTCGGCGCTCCGATCGACGTACTCTGGATGCGGATCTCTAAAGATACGGCCCTGACGGAGCAGGCACTCGCGTATGTGTACGGTGGAAAATTTATGGTGCTCATCGACCGGCACGACTACTTTCAATGTGGTTACCTCATCCCTAAGGGACAGTTCAACGCCGTCAAACAGCAGGGCTTGCCCGCGCTGCAGGAAAATATTCTTAAACTGGCTCCCTTCGTCGGGGAGTACGTCCGTGAACTTGATTCCTGGGATAAAATCAGCTTGCTGACCGTTAAAATTGATCGGCTGAAGAAATGGTACCGGCCGGGTTTGCTATGCATTGGCGATGCCGCCCATGCCATGTCGCCCGCCGGGGGCGTTGGCGTGAATCTGGCTATTCAGGATGCCGTGGCTGCGGCCCGTTATCTGGCGGGACCGCTGCAGAAAGGGAATGTTAGTGATACCGTTTTCGAGCGAATCCAACGGCGTCGAACGTTTCCGGTACGGGTCATTCAGCGGGCGCAGATTTTTGCTCATCGGTACATTGCTAACGCGGAGGGCGGGTCAATTCCGCCATTTGTTTTCTGGCTGATGGACCACGTACCGGCGCTGCGTCGGCTCATCGGGCGCATGGTCGGGATGGGGCCGCGCCCGGAATTTATTCAGGATCGGCGCCGGTAA
- a CDS encoding sensor histidine kinase, with the protein MAVSLFSRRYVTALIHVLGWGLLGYLLFFAQSFSFTFKLSPLFWIRQFIFFCLIVATFYLNARILVPRLLRLNHTGQYLLAVTGIILFITLVVGGLEFWFDLPVMFHRMFHPDGKGEPRYYGWVQPTLVTILLVLGISTSMSLLQKWQQDANLRLALEQAKTTSELSFLKAQINPHFFFNTLNNIYALTALDVELAQEALHRLSRMMRYVLYETQSGTTLLSKELAFVNDYIQLMQLRLTDKVTVSVNTPELVREQAIAPMLLLPFVENAFKHGVSTLLPSRISITIQQTPEQLVLDVRNTLLTDKTLSLETGGIGLTNTRRRLDLLYPGQYDLLINEHTADDEYQVQLTVHLS; encoded by the coding sequence ATGGCTGTTTCTCTGTTTTCCCGTCGTTACGTTACCGCACTGATCCATGTACTGGGGTGGGGGTTGCTGGGCTACCTGCTCTTCTTTGCCCAGAGTTTCAGCTTCACCTTTAAGCTGTCTCCCCTGTTCTGGATCCGCCAGTTCATCTTTTTCTGCCTGATCGTCGCGACCTTTTACCTGAACGCCCGCATTCTGGTACCCCGGCTGCTGCGGCTCAATCACACAGGACAGTACCTGCTGGCCGTAACGGGTATCATCCTGTTTATTACGCTGGTGGTGGGTGGCCTTGAGTTCTGGTTCGATCTACCCGTCATGTTTCACCGGATGTTTCACCCTGACGGCAAAGGTGAACCAAGATACTACGGCTGGGTGCAGCCTACGCTGGTCACGATTCTGCTGGTACTGGGTATTAGTACTAGCATGAGCCTGCTACAGAAATGGCAGCAGGACGCCAATCTGCGCCTGGCGCTCGAACAGGCCAAAACAACCTCGGAGCTGTCATTCCTGAAGGCCCAGATCAATCCGCATTTCTTTTTTAATACGCTCAATAACATCTACGCCCTGACCGCGCTCGACGTCGAACTGGCGCAGGAGGCTCTGCACCGGCTCTCGCGGATGATGCGCTACGTCCTCTACGAAACCCAGTCGGGCACGACCCTGCTGAGTAAGGAGCTGGCGTTCGTCAACGATTATATCCAACTCATGCAGCTACGTCTGACCGACAAGGTGACCGTATCGGTTAATACGCCGGAATTGGTGCGGGAGCAGGCCATCGCGCCCATGCTGCTGCTGCCGTTCGTGGAAAATGCGTTCAAGCATGGGGTAAGTACGCTGTTGCCCAGCCGGATTTCCATCACCATTCAGCAGACACCGGAACAACTGGTGCTGGACGTGCGGAATACACTGCTGACCGACAAAACGCTCTCCCTGGAAACCGGCGGCATCGGCCTGACCAACACCCGGCGACGGCTGGATCTGCTGTATCCAGGACAATATGACCTGCTCATCAACGAGCATACCGCCGACGATGAATATCAGGTACAGCTAACCGTTCATTTGTCATGA
- a CDS encoding alpha/beta hydrolase: MNFLRTALLMSLIGCLATPLWAAKVDTVTTYSESMKKNIKAVVITPDNYAKVRSLPVVYLLHGYSGNYANWIKKVPALSQAVDTQELIIVCPDGDYSSWYFDSPVDSTSRYETYVARELVNWIDSRYKTIRDRSGRAITGLSMGGHGALYLAFRHQEMFGAAGSMSGGVDIRPFPNNWEIAKRLGTYAKEPENWERNTVINMLYMLTPNALSLIIDCGTSDFFYRANTNLHEKLLERNIAHSFISRPGAHDWNYWSDAITYQLLFMRHFFEQPTIKKS, encoded by the coding sequence ATGAATTTCCTACGCACTGCGCTTCTGATGAGCCTGATCGGCTGCCTGGCAACACCCCTCTGGGCGGCTAAGGTTGATACCGTTACTACCTATAGCGAGTCGATGAAAAAGAATATCAAAGCGGTGGTAATAACGCCCGATAATTACGCGAAGGTTCGTAGTTTGCCGGTGGTTTATCTGCTGCATGGCTACAGCGGTAATTATGCAAACTGGATTAAGAAAGTCCCTGCCTTGAGTCAGGCTGTCGACACGCAGGAGTTGATTATTGTCTGCCCCGACGGTGATTATTCCAGCTGGTACTTCGATAGTCCCGTCGACTCGACATCCCGCTATGAAACCTACGTAGCCCGCGAACTGGTAAACTGGATCGACAGTCGTTACAAAACCATCCGCGACCGGTCGGGGCGGGCCATTACGGGGCTTAGCATGGGTGGACACGGGGCTCTTTATCTGGCGTTTCGGCACCAGGAGATGTTCGGGGCGGCCGGGAGTATGAGTGGCGGGGTCGACATCCGGCCATTTCCCAATAACTGGGAGATTGCTAAACGGCTGGGTACGTATGCAAAGGAACCGGAAAACTGGGAACGGAACACGGTCATCAATATGCTCTACATGCTGACGCCGAACGCCTTATCACTGATCATCGACTGCGGAACGAGCGACTTTTTTTACCGGGCCAATACGAACCTGCACGAGAAACTACTGGAGCGTAACATTGCCCATAGCTTCATCAGCCGACCCGGCGCTCACGACTGGAATTACTGGAGCGACGCCATTACGTACCAGCTCCTGTTTATGCGGCATTTCTTCGAGCAGCCGACCATTAAAAAGTCATGA